From one Anticarsia gemmatalis isolate Benzon Research Colony breed Stoneville strain chromosome 20, ilAntGemm2 primary, whole genome shotgun sequence genomic stretch:
- the LOC142981675 gene encoding uncharacterized protein LOC142981675 isoform X2: MLRLVVLSYVLVISSCNWRDPRVRKLLGPNFEPLPSAHHRGSRVPMSLVRSMLSGNDGFRLHFDDASPTPDELNPKDGAFTGSLYNLWYHLAPPDLNTLLGNPQAGSVVQPGRVSDIFRLFDRRLDFDQPEPPPISIQRFFGLKDKTKH, from the exons ATGCTGCGTCTTGTA GTGCTTTCCTACGTCCTGGTCATCAGCTCGTGTAACTGGCGGGACCCGAGGGTCCGCAAGCTGCTGGGGCCCAACTTCGAGCCGCTGCCCTCGGCGCACCACCGCGGCAGCCGCGTGCCCATGTCGCTGGTGCGCTCCATGCTCAGCGGGAATGACGGCTTCAGGCTGCATTTTGATGAT GCCTCGCCAACGCCGGACGAGCTAAATCCCAAAGACGGAGCATTTACTGGCAGCTTGTACAATCTGTGGTATCACCTCGCACCACCAGACTTAAACACG CTCCTAGGAAACCCGCAGGCAGGGAGCGTGGTCCAGCCAGGAAGGGTCAGCGACATCTTCCGGCTGTTCGACCGAAGGCTGGACTTCGACCAGCCGGAGCCGCCGCCCATCTCCATCCAGCGCTTCTTCGGCCTCAAggacaaaacaaaacactaa
- the LOC142981675 gene encoding uncharacterized protein LOC142981675 isoform X1: MLRLVVLSYVLVISSCNWRDPRVRKLLGPNFEPLPSAHHRGSRVPMSLVRSMLSGNDGFRLHFDDASPTPDELNPKDGAFTGSLYNLWYHLAPPDLNTFPLGIKGVFGFESTTLSKCGVENSRFFKNCFKQLLAPRKPAGRERGPARKGQRHLPAVRPKAGLRPAGAAAHLHPALLRPQGQNKTLTMNTITH; the protein is encoded by the exons ATGCTGCGTCTTGTA GTGCTTTCCTACGTCCTGGTCATCAGCTCGTGTAACTGGCGGGACCCGAGGGTCCGCAAGCTGCTGGGGCCCAACTTCGAGCCGCTGCCCTCGGCGCACCACCGCGGCAGCCGCGTGCCCATGTCGCTGGTGCGCTCCATGCTCAGCGGGAATGACGGCTTCAGGCTGCATTTTGATGAT GCCTCGCCAACGCCGGACGAGCTAAATCCCAAAGACGGAGCATTTACTGGCAGCTTGTACAATCTGTGGTATCACCTCGCACCACCAGACTTAAACACG TTTCCTCTCGGAATAAAGGGGGTATttggctttgagtccaccacgctgtccaagtgcGGGGTGGAAAACTCGCgtttcttcaagaactgttttaaacaacTCTTAG CTCCTAGGAAACCCGCAGGCAGGGAGCGTGGTCCAGCCAGGAAGGGTCAGCGACATCTTCCGGCTGTTCGACCGAAGGCTGGACTTCGACCAGCCGGAGCCGCCGCCCATCTCCATCCAGCGCTTCTTCGGCCTCAAggacaaaacaaaacactaacCATGAATACTATCACTCATTAA
- the LOC142981676 gene encoding uncharacterized protein LOC142981676, giving the protein MKSILVLTSLLLLPISSYTQFFSLPDFLLGPLLSGLSAVTKQCPSATAQQLASASYLAASNNTAPVNNTALTSPAVPKPPEDPLASFTKAVNSTADALSQVANQVASAIQSAVNNG; this is encoded by the exons ATGAAGTCGATTTTG GTTCTCACTTCCCTCTTGCTGCTTCCCATCAGCTCCTACACTCAGTTCTTCAGTCTACCGGACTTCCTCTTGGGGCCACTTCTCTCAGGGTTGAGTGCCGTCACAAAGCAATGTCCTTCTGCAACCGCACAACAGCTGGCCAGCGCTAGTTATCTTGCTGCCTCCAATAACACTGCTCCTGTGAATAACACAGCACTCACTTCG ccaGCGGTGCCGAAACCTCCAGAAGACCCTCTCGCGAGTTTTACAAAGGCCGTCAACAGCACGGCAGACGCGCTCAGTCAAGTGGCTAATCAGGTTGCTAGCGCCATACAATCCGCGGTCAACAACGGCTAG